The genomic stretch GAGGATTACAACGCCGGCCGTGCCGTGGTGGGTACCGGCCCCTATAAGTTCGTCTCGTATGTGCCGGGCGATCGCGTGGTGATGGCGCGCAACGACAACTACTGGGGCGACAAGCAGCTCTGGGAGAAGGTCAACTACCGCTACATCAACAACGCTGCCGCTCGCACGGCCAACCTGCTTTCAGGCGAAGTCGATGTCATCGACAAGGTGTCGGTGTCTGACCTGGCGCGCCTGCGTCAGTCGCCCAACGTGAAGGTGTTCGCCTATCCGGGCCTGCGCGTGATGCTGCTGCAACCAAGCTTCCGCAAGGGGCCGAACGACTACATCACCGGCAACGACGGCAAGCCGCTGCCGAACAATCCGCTGCTGGATGTGCGCGTACGCCGCGCGCTGTCGCTCGCGATCGACCGGAAAGCGATCGTCGACCGCATCCTGCAGGGCGCCGCCACCGTCGCCAACCAGTGGATGCCGTCCGACACGTACGGCTACAACCCCGATGTGAAGGACATCGCTTACGACCCCGCGCAGGCCAAGAAGCTGCTGGCTGACGCTGGCTTTCCGCAGGGCTTCAACCTGGTGATCCACGTGCCGAACGACCGCTATCCGCAAGGCCCCGAAACGGCGCAGGCGGTGGCGCAGTTCTGGACCCGCATCGGCGTAAAGGCGCGTGTGGAAGTGGTGCCCTGGTCCGTCTACTCCGGCCGCGCCAACAAGAACGAATATGCGATGAGCATGCTGGCCTGGGGCAACGGTACGGGCGAGGCGAGCTACGCGCTGGTCAACGTGCTCGCCACGGTCGACACCAAGAAGGGTCTGGGTGCGTCCAACTGGGGCCACTACAGCAACGCGGCTGTCGACAACGCATTGAACGCCTCCACCGAGGAATTCAACGTCGAAAAGCGTGCGGCCATTCTTCGCCACTCGGTCAAGCTGGTCTCGGATGACGTGGGCGTGATGCCGCTGTACCACTACCAGAACGTATGGGCCGCCAAGAAGGGCCTGAAGGTGACGCCGATGACGAGCGATCGCACAGCAGCCCAAATGGTCACCAAGGACGGCAAGTAAGCGCCATGGGAACGTTCGCGCTCGGCGTCACGCCAACAGATGACCTGATCGACGTATCGCGCAGCATCGTCGTGACGGGGCTTGCGCCCGGCGCGCAGGTCGGCATCGTGGCGCAAACGCGTCGCGGCAATGGCGTGTTGTGGCACAGCCGTGCCGCATTCGTTGCGGATGCGCAAGGCACCGTCGACCTCACGCGCGACGCGCCTGTCTCGGGTGACTACACCGGCGTCAGCGCGATGGGCGTCATCTGGAGCCAGCGGCCGGAAGACGGCAAGGCGCGCGAGGTGTTTCCGCTGGCTGCCACTGAGCCGTTGACGACCACGCTCACGGCCACGGCCAATGGCGAGTCGATCCATGCGCGCTTCGTCCAACGGCTGGCCGCACCTGGCGTGACGCGCCACGATGTGCGCGCACCGGAGAATGAGCACGGTCTGGTCGGCACGCTGTACCTGCCCGATCCGTATGCGCACCCGGGGCCCCGCCCTGCCGTGCTGATCCTCAACGGCTCGGGCGGCGGCATCAACGAGCCACGCGCGGCGCTGTATGCCTCGCACGGCTATGCGGCGTTTGCGCTGGCCTACTTCAAGGCGCCGGGGCTGTCGGACTACATCTCGAATACGCCACTCGAATATTTCGAGCGCGCGCTTGCCTGGCTGCGCAAACGCGTGGAGCCGCTGCACGACTTCGTTGCCGTGAGCGGCCAGTCGCGCGGGGGTGAACTGGCATTGCTGCTGGGCGCGACGTTCCCGGAAGCGGTATCTGCGGTCATCGGTTACGTGCCGGGCGCCGTCGTGCACAGCGGGCAGAACGCCGCCGACCCCGCTGTCGGCCGCGAAGGCCCCACGTGGCTGTATCGAGGTCAGCCGCTGCCGCATCTGTGGGAAGGCAACCGCACGGCGACCTGGGCACCGTTCGACGAAGGCCCCGCGCCGCATCGGCATGAACGCGCCATCCGCACCGCGCTGCAGGATGCAGACGCGGTGGCGCGCGCTCGCATCCGCATTGAGCGCGCGCGTGGACCGGTCCTCCTGCTCTCCGCCACCGATGACGGCTCGTGGCCCTCGAGCGACTACTCGCGCATGGTGACGACCAAATTGGCCGAGGTACGCCACCCCTACCCCGTCCAACATTTCGACTATGAAGGCGCGGGTCACGCCATCGTCTTCCCATACGTGCCGACCACGCAGCTCGTCTATGCGCACCCGGTGTCGGGCCGCATCAGCACCGGCGGCGGCGAGCCGCGCGCCAACGCTCGCGCCGACGCCCAGTCGTGGGCAGCAGTGCTTCGCTTCCTCGCCAGCGCGGTGGCCGCGCGCGGCGCGTCCGTACCCGATTCCCGGAGCCTTTCATCAATGGATTTCACGCCCGCACACGATGTGGTCGACCAGATTGCCGGCCTGGAAGACGGCAGCGCCACGCATGCGCTGCGCCATGCCCGCGAAAAGGTCGCCACGGCCACGCAGGGCAGCTACGACGCATTGTTCGATGCAGACCTGCCCGGCCTGCCGTTGGGCGAACGCCTGCTCGTCGCGCTCTATGCCTGCCGCCTCACCCCGGCGCCCGAACTGGCCGAACACTACCGCGCGCGCCTCGCGAATACGCCGGTCGACGCAGATGCCCTGCAAGCCGTCGACCACGGCGATATCGACACGCTGACCGACGCCCGCCTGCGTGCCATCCTCGCCTTCACGCGCACGCTCGTCGAACGCCCCATCGAGGGCGACCGCGATGCGCTGTTGCGATTGCCCGCGGCGGGCCTGGCCACGGCCGACGTCGTGACGCTCGCGCAGCTCATCGCCTTTCTGTCGTATCAGACGCGGCTCGTCGCCGGCTTGCGCGCCCTTCGCGAAGCCGCCGGCAGCGGCAACGCCACCGCCTCCACGGAGACCGCAGCATGACCGAGATCATCCGCGCCCACGGCTTCACCAACGAATCGCTCGAGTGGCAAGCGTGGCTCGATGTGGTCGACCTCGACCGTGCCACGCCCGAGCAGATCGCCGTACTCGAAGAGAGCCATCCGAAGGCGAAAACGTCCGACTACTACCGGTTTCTCGTTCACCAGCCCGAGATCCTGCGTCAGCGCTCGGCGGCGTTCAACGCGATCATGTATGCCCCGGGCGGCCTGTCGCGCGCTGAACGCGAACTCGCCAGCGCAGTGGTGTCGCGCGTCAACGGCTGCGTGTATTGCGCATCCGTCCACGCACAGCGCTTCGAGCAGCTTGCCAGGCGCAACGACGTGATCAAGCAGGTCTTTGAAGACCCGCACATCGCGGGCACGAACGCGCGCGAGCGTGCCATCGTGCTGTTCTCGATCGACCTGACACTGCGCCCCGGCGACGTGCGCGGCGAAGACCTGAAACCGCTCAAGGACGCTGGCCTGACCGACGCAGAAATTCTCGACTTGATACACGCCGTGGCCATCTTTGCCTGGGCGAATCGGCTGATGCTGAATCTGGGCGAGCCGGTGTTTCCGGGCGCGGCCTGAGCCAGGCGGCATCGCTCCAAAAAGAAAGCCGCAGGTTTGCGCCTGCGGCTTTTTCGTTCAGTGCAGCAGCATCACACCATTGGCAACTGCCGCACCGGCTTACCGGTCAACTGCGCCACGGCGTGCGCCACAGCCGGCGCGATGGGGGGGACTCCCACCTCACCCATGCCGCTGGGCTCCGCCGTGCTCGGCACGATGTGCGTTTCGATGACGGGTGTCTCGGCCATCTTGAGCGCCGGGTAGTCTGTGAAGTTCGACTGCACGACCTGGCCGTCCTTGATGTCGATCCGGCCGTACAGCGCCGCCGACAGACCAAAGATGACCGCGCTTTCCATCTGCTGCGCAACGATGCCCGGGTTGACCACCGTGCCGCAATCGACAGCACAGACAACGCGATGCACACGCGGCTTGCCGTCCTTCATCGACACCTCCACGACCTGCGCGACCACGGAGCCGAAGCTCGGGTGCAGCGCAATGCCGCGCGCACGCGGTGCGCCGTCAGCGGCGGGGGCCAGCGGTTGTCCCCAACCGGCTGCCTGCGCCGCCGTGTCCAACACCTTCAACTCACGCGGATGGTCCTTCAGCAACTCGCGCCGGATCGCCAGCGGGTCAAGCTTGGCCTGGGCCGCCACCTCGTTGAGAAAGCCCTCCATGAAGAACCCGTTGTACGAGTGCCCCACGCTGCGCCAGAAGCCCACGGGAACCGGCAGATCGACCGCCAGATGCGCGATGTGCTCGTGTTCGATTTCGTACGGCAGGTCGAACAGGCCTTCGGCGGTGTAGCGATCGATGCCTGCTGATGGCGCACCGAACAGTCGATCCAGCTCGCCCGCAAGAATCGATTGGCCGGCGCTGCGCGAAGCAATCGCGGTGACCTTGCCGTTCTGGACACGCGCCTTGAGCCGGGCGATGGCGTGCGGGCGATAGAAGTCGTGGCGGACGTCTTCCTCGCGCGACCAGATCACCTGCACGGGCTTGCCTTCGGTCTTGGTGGCGATGGTCACGGCCTGGCCGATGAAGTCCGATTCCAGCCGTCGCCCGAAACCGCCTCCGATGAGGGGGATGTCGATATGGACCTTGTCGCCGCTCACGCCGGCCGCGCGCGCCGCCACCAGCTGTGCCAGCGTGGCGACCTGCGTCGGTGCCCAGAGATGCACGCCCTCCGACGTCACCTGCGCGGTGCAGTTGATCGGCTCCATCGTGGCGTGCGCAAGATACGGCGCGGTGTACTCGGCCTCGACGATGGTGGCGCCATCGGTCTTGTCGAAGGCTTTCAGGCCGTCGCCCGTCGATCGATACGTGAAGCCGCCCTTGTCGCTGTCTAGCGCGCTGACGAGCTGCTGCCGAATGCCTGCGGAATCGAGCTTGGCATGCGGGCCGTTGTCCCACACGGGTTCGAGCGTTGCGAGCGCCTGCCGGGCCTGCCAGTAATGGTCTGCCACGACGGCCACGCCCGGCGCGCCGCCGCCTGCGCCCTCGAACGGCACCACGTAACGCACGCCCGGCATGCCAAGCGCCGCTTTCGACTGGAACGTCTTGAGCTTGCCGCCAAACACCGGACACATCACGACCGCGGCATACAGCATGCCGGGCAGGCGCGTGTCGATGGAGAAACGCGCGCTGCCATCCGTCTTCGCAGCGAGATCGTTGCGCGGCGCCGGTTTGCCGATCAACCGGAATTGCGAAGCCGGCTTGAGCGTCACGTTGGACGGTGCAGAAATACCGCGCGCCGACTTGGCCATCTCGCCGAACGTAGACTGTTTGCCGCCGGGCCCGATCAACTGGCCTTCACGGATGCTGACGTCTGCAGCCGGCACGTTCCATTCGCGCGCGGCGGCTTGCACCAACGCTGCACGCGCCGTGGCGGCGGCCTCGCGCACGGGCTGCCAGCCATCGGCGGTGCTGCTGCTGCCGCCGGTGATGATGAGCCCGATCTCACGCGCGCTCTTGGCCATGATCCAGTGCAGTGCGCGTGCCCAGGTCTTGTCTGCGCTATCGGGATGCAGCGGCAATGAGCTGTCGCCCATGGCGACGACGTTGCCGTAGATGCGCTCCACCGGCGCGCTTTCGATGCGCACGCGCGCGAGCGGAATGTCCAGCTCTTCGGCCGCCAGCATCGACAGCGCGGTGTGGATGCCCTGACCCATCTCCACACGCGGCATGGCGAGCACGACGTCGCCTTCGGGTTTGATCTTGATCCAGCCGTTCAGGGCAATCTCGCCCTTGTGCTCGGGGAAGATGTCCGGATCGCCCACGCGGCTGCGCGGCGGCATCACGCCCCAACCGACGACGAGTGCGCCACCGATGCCGAGGGCGCCGAGCAGGAAACGGCGGCGTCCGCTGCGCGGTTTTGTAGTCTTCGCGTTCATGCGCGGCCCTCCCGCAACGCCTTGGCAGCGCGCTTGATAGCGGCGCGCATGCGCGGATATGTGCCACAACGGCAGATGTTGGTCATGGCCGCGTCGATGTCGGCATCCGTCGGGTCAGGGTGTTGGGCCAGCAAATCCGCCGCGGCCATGAGCATGCCGGACTGGCAATAGCCGCACTGGGGCACCTGCTCGTCAATCCAGGCTTGCTGCAGCGCGTGGCGTTTGCCCTCGCCGCCGGCTAGTCCTTCGATGGTGGTGATGTGCTTGCCGGCCACAGCCGCCACCGGCAGCACACAGGACCGCACGGCCGCACCGTCCACGTGTACGGTGCATGCGCCGCACGCCGCGACGCCGCAGCCGAACTTCGTACCTGTCAGGTTCAGGTGATCACGCAGCACCCATAGCAGGGGCGTGGCCGGGTCGCACTCAACACTGACCGGCTTGTGGTTGACGTCCAGATCCATGGGGCGGTGGTCTCCTTGTCCTTGTGATTTTTCTTTGCTGGGCAAGCGTACGTTCAAACGGCTTGCAGCGGCAATAGTGGACACCCTCGGTCGGGGGCTGCGCAGGAGATCCGGCAAACCGGGCCAGACCAAGGCTGGAGGGGTTGGCTAGCTCGCCCGGTGTGCTACAATCGCGGGCTTCCGGAGAGATGGATGAGCGGTTTAAGTCGCACGCCTGGAAAGCGTGTATAGGTTAATAGCCTATCGGGGGTTCGAATCCCCCTCTCTCCGCCAGGATTCATTCTCAGCGACTCTCGCTGTGTCCCAGACGCTCTCGCAGTCCCCGCTAAATAGCGGGTTCCGTGGGTAAAAGCGTTCTTGCCTCGTCCCAGGGCCTCCCAAATAATCCCACCCTCAATTGTGGGTAGGATTGTGGGTATGGCTTCCTCCAGACAGATACACCGCCTCAATGCTCTGCGCGTCGCCAAACTGCTGACGCCTGGCTACCACGCCGACGGCGGCGGCCTGTATCTCCAGATTTCCGATAGTGGCTCGCGGTCATGGATCTACCGCTACTCGCTGGCCAAGCGTGCGCGCGAGATGGGGCTTGGCCCGCTATCCGCCATTTCCCTGGCGGAGGCCCGGGCCGAGGCGGCCCGCTGCCGCAAGCTGGTGGCCTGCGGCATCGATCCCATCGAGGAGCGCAAAGAGCGCCAGCGCGCCGCCGAAGCTACCCCCAATTCGATGCCTTTCCGCGAAGCCGCGCGCATGTACATCGAGTCGCAGCGCGAGGGCTGGAAGAACGCGAAGCACGCGCAGCAGTGGGAGAACACACTCACCACCTACGCCTACCCCATCTTGGGCGACGTCGACGTCCGGGACGTAGACACGGCGATGGTCCTGCGCGTGCTGCAGCCGATCTGGACGAAGAAGGCCGAGACGGCCAGCCGGGTGCGCGGCCGCATTGAATGCGTGCTCGACGCGGCCAAAGTCCTGGGTAAGCGATCCGGCGAGAACCCCGCGCGGTGGCGCGGCCACCTGGACAAGCTGCTGCCAAAGCGCGAGCGGTCTAAGAAGGTGAAGCACCACCCGGCCCTTCCCTGGCAACAGATTCCGGAGTTCATGCCGCAGCTCACGGCGCGCGACGCGCCGGCGGCCCGCGTGCTGCATCTGCTCATCCTGACCTGTGTGCGGACGACCGAAGCGCTGCACGCTCGACCGGAAGAATTCGACCTGGAGCGCCGCGTGTGGACCGTGCCGCCCGACCGCATGAAGATGGAAAAGGAGCTGCGCGTGCCCCTCTGCGCCGACGCTGTACGCCTGGTGCAGGAAGCGATGACGACGGCCACCGACTACCTGTTCCCCGGCCAGAAGAAGGGAAAACCGCTGTCGAACATGGCCATGCTCAACATGCTCGACCGCATGGGCTACAGCGACGTCACCGTCCACGGTTTCCGGTCGACGTTCCGCGACTGGGTGGCCGAATGCACCGAATACCCCGACTCGCTGGCCGAGATGGCGCTCGCCCATGCCGTCGAGAGCAAGGTGGAAGGCGCCTACCGTCGCGGCGACATGCTGGAGCGCCGGCGGAAGATGATGGAGGACTGGGCCAGGTACTGCAGCGGGCGAACGGGCGTTGTCCTGCAGCTGAGGGGTGACCAGGCGGCGGCGTAACCCGAAGCTGATAGGTCGAACGAAGAACAGCATGAGAGCGTCGACACTCGCGCCACCGACCGGGCACCTGGTCCCTTCCCGCTCCTACAGTTGACCATCGGAAAAAGGTAATCTCGGTAATCTCCCAGGCCGGTTCGGCCGCAAACCTTTGTGGGACAAGGCTTTGCAGGGATTCGAGTAGAGGTAATTTCTTGGTAACCTGTAGGTAATCTCGTTACCTTTGTAGAGAGTCACCTCTTCCCTTGC from Ralstonia pickettii encodes the following:
- a CDS encoding (2Fe-2S)-binding protein; this translates as MDLDVNHKPVSVECDPATPLLWVLRDHLNLTGTKFGCGVAACGACTVHVDGAAVRSCVLPVAAVAGKHITTIEGLAGGEGKRHALQQAWIDEQVPQCGYCQSGMLMAAADLLAQHPDPTDADIDAAMTNICRCGTYPRMRAAIKRAAKALREGRA
- a CDS encoding ABC transporter substrate-binding protein produces the protein MKRLLASSLAVALFAAAGAVSAQTLNIAFADPLSSLDPQLNNHAGDRSVDVHFWDLLVENKWNKLQPGLALSWKTLDPKTWEFKLRPNVKWHDGQPFTADDVIFSYQRARSVPGSVATFAGYLRTVESVTAKDPLTLIIKTTIPSPDLPLNLASVHIVSKHVGEKSSTEDYNAGRAVVGTGPYKFVSYVPGDRVVMARNDNYWGDKQLWEKVNYRYINNAAARTANLLSGEVDVIDKVSVSDLARLRQSPNVKVFAYPGLRVMLLQPSFRKGPNDYITGNDGKPLPNNPLLDVRVRRALSLAIDRKAIVDRILQGAATVANQWMPSDTYGYNPDVKDIAYDPAQAKKLLADAGFPQGFNLVIHVPNDRYPQGPETAQAVAQFWTRIGVKARVEVVPWSVYSGRANKNEYAMSMLAWGNGTGEASYALVNVLATVDTKKGLGASNWGHYSNAAVDNALNASTEEFNVEKRAAILRHSVKLVSDDVGVMPLYHYQNVWAAKKGLKVTPMTSDRTAAQMVTKDGK
- a CDS encoding peroxidase-related enzyme yields the protein MTEIIRAHGFTNESLEWQAWLDVVDLDRATPEQIAVLEESHPKAKTSDYYRFLVHQPEILRQRSAAFNAIMYAPGGLSRAERELASAVVSRVNGCVYCASVHAQRFEQLARRNDVIKQVFEDPHIAGTNARERAIVLFSIDLTLRPGDVRGEDLKPLKDAGLTDAEILDLIHAVAIFAWANRLMLNLGEPVFPGAA
- a CDS encoding CMD domain protein, whose protein sequence is MGTFALGVTPTDDLIDVSRSIVVTGLAPGAQVGIVAQTRRGNGVLWHSRAAFVADAQGTVDLTRDAPVSGDYTGVSAMGVIWSQRPEDGKAREVFPLAATEPLTTTLTATANGESIHARFVQRLAAPGVTRHDVRAPENEHGLVGTLYLPDPYAHPGPRPAVLILNGSGGGINEPRAALYASHGYAAFALAYFKAPGLSDYISNTPLEYFERALAWLRKRVEPLHDFVAVSGQSRGGELALLLGATFPEAVSAVIGYVPGAVVHSGQNAADPAVGREGPTWLYRGQPLPHLWEGNRTATWAPFDEGPAPHRHERAIRTALQDADAVARARIRIERARGPVLLLSATDDGSWPSSDYSRMVTTKLAEVRHPYPVQHFDYEGAGHAIVFPYVPTTQLVYAHPVSGRISTGGGEPRANARADAQSWAAVLRFLASAVAARGASVPDSRSLSSMDFTPAHDVVDQIAGLEDGSATHALRHAREKVATATQGSYDALFDADLPGLPLGERLLVALYACRLTPAPELAEHYRARLANTPVDADALQAVDHGDIDTLTDARLRAILAFTRTLVERPIEGDRDALLRLPAAGLATADVVTLAQLIAFLSYQTRLVAGLRALREAAGSGNATASTETAA
- a CDS encoding xanthine dehydrogenase family protein molybdopterin-binding subunit, producing MNAKTTKPRSGRRRFLLGALGIGGALVVGWGVMPPRSRVGDPDIFPEHKGEIALNGWIKIKPEGDVVLAMPRVEMGQGIHTALSMLAAEELDIPLARVRIESAPVERIYGNVVAMGDSSLPLHPDSADKTWARALHWIMAKSAREIGLIITGGSSSTADGWQPVREAAATARAALVQAAAREWNVPAADVSIREGQLIGPGGKQSTFGEMAKSARGISAPSNVTLKPASQFRLIGKPAPRNDLAAKTDGSARFSIDTRLPGMLYAAVVMCPVFGGKLKTFQSKAALGMPGVRYVVPFEGAGGGAPGVAVVADHYWQARQALATLEPVWDNGPHAKLDSAGIRQQLVSALDSDKGGFTYRSTGDGLKAFDKTDGATIVEAEYTAPYLAHATMEPINCTAQVTSEGVHLWAPTQVATLAQLVAARAAGVSGDKVHIDIPLIGGGFGRRLESDFIGQAVTIATKTEGKPVQVIWSREEDVRHDFYRPHAIARLKARVQNGKVTAIASRSAGQSILAGELDRLFGAPSAGIDRYTAEGLFDLPYEIEHEHIAHLAVDLPVPVGFWRSVGHSYNGFFMEGFLNEVAAQAKLDPLAIRRELLKDHPRELKVLDTAAQAAGWGQPLAPAADGAPRARGIALHPSFGSVVAQVVEVSMKDGKPRVHRVVCAVDCGTVVNPGIVAQQMESAVIFGLSAALYGRIDIKDGQVVQSNFTDYPALKMAETPVIETHIVPSTAEPSGMGEVGVPPIAPAVAHAVAQLTGKPVRQLPMV
- a CDS encoding tyrosine-type recombinase/integrase; the encoded protein is MASSRQIHRLNALRVAKLLTPGYHADGGGLYLQISDSGSRSWIYRYSLAKRAREMGLGPLSAISLAEARAEAARCRKLVACGIDPIEERKERQRAAEATPNSMPFREAARMYIESQREGWKNAKHAQQWENTLTTYAYPILGDVDVRDVDTAMVLRVLQPIWTKKAETASRVRGRIECVLDAAKVLGKRSGENPARWRGHLDKLLPKRERSKKVKHHPALPWQQIPEFMPQLTARDAPAARVLHLLILTCVRTTEALHARPEEFDLERRVWTVPPDRMKMEKELRVPLCADAVRLVQEAMTTATDYLFPGQKKGKPLSNMAMLNMLDRMGYSDVTVHGFRSTFRDWVAECTEYPDSLAEMALAHAVESKVEGAYRRGDMLERRRKMMEDWARYCSGRTGVVLQLRGDQAAA